In a single window of the Salvelinus namaycush isolate Seneca chromosome 6, SaNama_1.0, whole genome shotgun sequence genome:
- the LOC120049223 gene encoding macrophage-capping protein-like, translated as MFPNMAAPGQFGPETQEPGLKVWRVEKMKAVLLKQAEVGAFFNGDSYLVLEHRGDQGADLHMWIGEKSSRDEQVACAMLATQLDSFLGGDPIQHRQVQGYESPEFMNLFPRGVSYKEGGVESGFRRPQGGSGPVHRLYQIKGKRNIRAKEVELSWENFNKGDCFILDLGETIFSWIGSQANMFEKQKSREIASLIRDTERHGKARITDINEGEETPEMLKVLGPMRELAESTPEEDSRTDVSNSASLYKVSDATGQMKLTNVSEKSPFAKDLLVRDDCFILDNGANGKIFVWKGMGANAEEKRESLKMADNFIQQMNYPRMKTQVEILPQGRETIIFKQFFKNWN; from the exons ATGTTCCCCAACATGGCAGCACCCGGACAGTTTGGGCCAGAGACGCAGGAGCCGGGGCTGAAGGTGTGGCGGGTGGAGAAGATGAAGGCGGTGCTGCTGAAGCAAGCTGAGGTTGGAGCCTTCTTCAACGGCGACTCCTACCTGGTGTTGGAGCACAGGGGGGACCAGGGGGCCGACCTACACATGTGGATAG GTGAGAAGTCATCTCGCGATGAGCAGGTGGCGTGTGCCATGCTGGCCACCCAGCTGGACAGCTTCCTGGGTGGTGACCCCATCCAGCACCGGCAGGTCCAGGGCTACGAGTCCCCGGAGTTCATGAACCTCTTCCCCAGGGGGGTCAGCTACAAG GAGGGTGGTGTGGAGTCTGGCTTCAGGCGCCCCCAAGGCGGGTCAGGGCCGGTTCACAGGCTGTACCAGATCAAAGGGAAGCGGAACATCCGTGCCAAGGAGGTGGAGCTGAGCTGGGAGAACTTCAACAAGGGAGACTGTTTCATCCTGGACCTGGGAGAG ACCATATTTTCCTGGATCGGCTCGCAGGCCAACATGTTTGAGAAGCAGAAGTCGCGTGAGATCGCTAGCCTGATCCGTGACACTGAGAGACATGGCAAAGCACGCATCACTGACATCAATGAGGGGGAGGAGACGCCGGAGATGCTCAAG GTGCTGGGACCAATGCGAGAGCTGGCAGAGAGCACTCCAGAGGAGGACAGTCGCACAGACGTCTCCAACTCCGCCTCCCTCTACAAG GTGTCCGATGCGACAGGTCAGATGAAACTGACCAATGTCTCGGAAAAGAGCCCATTTGCCAAGGACCTTCTGGTGCGCGACGACTGCTTTATTTTGGATAACGGGGCCAACGGAAAGATCTTTGTTTGGAAAG GTATGGGAGCAAAtgcagaggagaagagggagtcCCTAAAAATGGCAGATAACTTCATCCAACAGATGAACTACCCCAGGATGAAAACGCAG GTGGAGATACTACCACAAGGGAGGGAGACGATCATCTTCAAGCAGTTCTTCAAAAACTGGAACTGA